One window from the genome of Elaeis guineensis isolate ETL-2024a chromosome 5, EG11, whole genome shotgun sequence encodes:
- the LOC105044699 gene encoding rhodanese-like domain-containing protein 10 yields the protein MRTQPDKEESMGIAVGVSHLSSRAVALGARAQQQQTRAYPKGTGGSGGQQELIRSGVVRAIPPRDAASALQAQGFRLLDVRPAWEWEKARVVGSLHVPVFVEDTDGGPITLLKKWVHFGYVGLWTGQCLTTINERFLPQVEEVVPDKEDKLLVACGEGLRSMIAVRILHEGGYKNLGWLAGGFNRSGDGDFAEMEGSTKLQYATVGGVSYFFLQLLLFLQVLGKGN from the exons ATGCGAACACAACCGGATAAGGAAGAAAGCATGGGAATAGCAGTTGGTGTAAGCCACCTCTCCTCACGAGCTGTGGCTTTGGGGGCTCGAGCCCAACAACAGCAGACCCGGGCTTATCCGAAGGGTACTGGCGGCAGCGGCGGCCAGCAGGAGCTGATCCGCTCGGGCGTCGTGCGCGCGATACCGCCCCGAGACGCGGCTTCGGCGCTGCAAGCCCAAGGGTTCCGCCTGCTGGACGTCCGGCCGGCATGGGAGTGGGAGAAGGCACGCGTCGTGGGCTCCCTTCACGTGCCCGTCTTCGTGGAGGACACCGACGGCGGCCCCATCACCCTCCTCAAGAAGTGGGTCCACTTCGGCTACGTTGGGCTGTGGACCGGTCAGTGCCTCACGACCATCAACGAGCGCTTCCTCCCTCAGGTGGAGGAGGTGGTTCCCGACAAAGAGGATAAGCTACTTGTGGCCTGTGGTGAAGGACTCAG GTCTATGATTGCGGTGAGGATATTGCACGAGGGAGGGTATAAGAACTTGGGATGGTTGGCTGGAGGGTTCAATAGATCAGGAGATGGTGATTTCGCTGAGATGGAGGGAAGCACCAAGCTACAGTATGCTACTGTAGGTGGGGTGTCCTACTTTTTCCTCCAGTTGCTTCTGTTCTTGCAAGTCTTGGGCAAGGGGAATTGA
- the LOC140857912 gene encoding LOW QUALITY PROTEIN: NF-X1-type zinc finger protein NFXL2-like (The sequence of the model RefSeq protein was modified relative to this genomic sequence to represent the inferred CDS: inserted 3 bases in 2 codons; deleted 3 bases in 3 codons): protein MIDLKSPVPHKVVISCVNGIKLGCASLKVGLNDVEAGHSETYVLRRLRGELVGRILLSSPSFPSSREITSGFPLTDAATATSTGRFPIQNPNPPSDIVFSDSDASSGTGGEEAAGQRTALEDSIFDAYLQISGRSXPDLSKIRSFLASTSGRGPYVACLICLERVRPSDPAWSCSSGCYALFHLFCIQSWAHQSSHRPPSTTQPAAAAAASTDWPCPKCRXSLPENPNPRSYLCFCGKVEDPLADPWILPHSCGEVCDRPLSGNCGHHCLLLCHPGPCPPCPKLVTSRCFCGSREDVRRCAQKHFSCNQPCPKPLPCRTHRCPERCHEGPCPPCEVRGMYRCACGKTEEERECSERGFRCERPCDGMLSCGKHKCDRGCHAGPCGNCPLQGRRTCPCGKKEYRGVSCDANMPTCGSTCEKMLSCRIHQCPERCHRGPCVETCRTVVVKSCRCRSLKKEVPCYQELVCERKCQRLRDCGRHACRRRCCDGDCPSCPEICGRKLRCSNHKCLSPCHRGACVPCPLMVSISCSCGETRFEVPCGTEKSQKPPKCSKQCHISRLCIHASECRRHKCHYGACPPCRMICGDKLPCGHNCKERCHGPMPPPNPEFTLKPKKKKVDKHIEYIPGSPCPPCQEVVWISCFGQHVGEERPMVCSNKRQFACQNLCGNLLSCGNHYCTKPCHVLKSQQLKLDQHERCNNEQALIPLDAESGLAESCEECFLPCQKVRKPSCSHPCPLPCHSNDCPPCKVLVKRSCHCGAMVHVFECIYYNSLSDKEQQRVRSCGGPCHRKLSSCPHLCSETCHPGPCPSIDQCLKKVTVRCACNNLKNEWLCRDVQKEYRNAGRDPRDVSKSHFGVALLPCSVNCPSKIKVVESELQLRKTREAKSPVVEVSNVPKRRKRRERVQETRQASKFQAIKETLWRCVCFILIFLMIIASAYYGYKGLFRLSDWMNEIEERRPRQRFPRA from the exons ATGATAGATCTGAAATCTCCAG TGCCTCATAAAGTTGTTATTTCATGTGTTAATGGAATCAAACTGGGTTGTGCCTCTCTGAAAGTTGGTTTAAACGATGTTGAGGCTGGACATTCAGAGACTTACGTGTTG AGACGGCTGAGAGGAGAGCTCGTTGGGAGGATCCTTCTCTCGTCGCCGTCATTCCCGTCGTCGCGAGAGATAACCAGCGGGTTTCCGCTCACCGATGCCGCCACCGCCACCTCCACTGGTCGT TTCCCTATCCAGAACCCGAATCCTCCTTCCGATATCGTCTTCTCCGACTCTGACGCCAGCAGCGGCACGGGCGGTGAGGAGGCCGCGGGCCAACGC ACCGCCCTTGAGGACTCGATCTTCGACGCCTACCTCCAGATCTCCGGCCGCT GCCCTGACCTGTCCAAGATCCGATCTTTCCTAGCCTCCACCTCGGGCCGCGGCCCCTACGTCGCCTGCCTCATCTGTCTCGAGCGCGTTCGC CCCTCCGACCCCGCCTGGTCCTGCTCCTCCGGCTGCTACGCCCTCTTCCACCTCTTCTGCATCCAGAGCTGGGCCCACCAATCCTCCCACCGGCCTCCTTCCACCACCCAGCCCGCTGCCGCTGCCGCTGCCTCCACCGACTGGCCCTGCCCTAAATGCCG CTCCCTACCCGAGAACCCTAATCCCCGATCCTACCTCTGCTTCTGCGGCAAGGTCGAGGACCCGCTCGCGGATCCCTGGATCCTCCCCCACTCCTGTGGCGAGGTCTGCGATCGCCCTCTCAGCGGGAACTGCGGCCACCATTGCCTCCTTCTGTGCCACCCCGGCCCCTGCCCGCCGTGCCCCAAGCTCGTCACCTCCCGCTGCTTCTGTGGTTCCCGCGAGGACGTCCGCCGCTGCGCCCAAAAGCACTTCTCCTGCAACCAACCTTGCCCCAAGCCGCTGCCTTGCAGGACTCACCGCTGCCCGGAGAGATGCCATGAGGGCCCCTGCCCCCCGTGCGAGGTGAGGGGGATGTACCGCTGTGCCTGCGGGAAGACGGAGGAGGAGAGGGAGTGCTCGGAGCGGGGCTTCCGCTGCGAGAGACCATGCGATGGGATGCTAAGCTGCGGGAAGCACAAGTGTGATCGTGGGTGCCATGCGGGCCCGTGTGGGAATTGCCCGCTTCAGGGGAGGAGGACGTGCCCGTGCGGGAAGAAGGAATATAGAGGGGTCTCTTGTGATGCAAATATGCCTACATGCGGCTCGACATGCGAGAAGATGCTGAGCTGCAGAATTCATCAGTGCCCGGAGAGGTGCCACCGTGGGCCTTGCGTCGAGACATGTCGGACTGTTGTCGTCAAGTCTTGCCGATGTCGGAGCTTGAAGAAGGAG GTTCCGTGCTATCAAGAATTGGTCTGTGAAAGAAAATGTCAGCGGTTACGAGATTGTGGACGCCATGCTTGTAGGCGTCGCTGCTGTGATGGGGATTGCCCTTCTTGCCCAGAG ATTTGTGGCAGGAAGCTAAGATGCAGCAACCATAAATGTCTTTCACCATGCCACAG AGGTGCCTGTGTTCCTTGTCCCTTGATGGTGTCCATTTCATGTTCATGTGGAGAGACACGCTTTGAG GTTCCTTGTGGGACTGAAAAGAGTCAAAAGCCGCCAAAATGTTCCAAACAGTGTCATATATCTCGTCTTTGTATACATGCATCTGAATGCCGG CGTCACAAGTGCCACTATGGAGCTTGCCCACCTTGTCGAATGATTTGTGGAGACAAACTTCCTTGTGGACATAATTGTAAAGAAAG GTGCCATGGTCCTATGCCTCCTCCTAACCCAGAATTCACTCTCAaaccaaagaaaaagaaagtcGACAAGCATATTGAATATATACCTGGATCACCCTGCCCTCCTTGTCAAGAAGTTGTTTGGATATCGTGCTTTGGCCAGCATGTTGGGGAAGAACGTCCG ATGGTTTGCTCCAATAAGAGACAGTTTGCCTGTCAGAACTTATGTGGAAACCTTCTCTCATGTGGCAATCACTACTGCACAAAACCTTGTCATGTTCTAAAGAGCCAACAACTGAAATTGGATCAGCATGAAAGATGTAATAACGAACAGGCTCTCATCCCATTAGATGCTGAGAGTGGACTTGCAGAGTCTTGTGAAGAGTGCTTCCTTCCTTGCCAAAAG GTTAGGAAGCCATCATGTTCACATCCCTGCCCTCTACCATGCCATTCCAATGATTGCCCGCCTTGCAAGGTCCTTGTCAAAAGATCTTGTCATTGTGGTGCCATGGTGCATGTTTTTGAGTGTATATATTACAACAGCTTGAGTGACAAGGAGCAACAAAGAGTGCGGTCATGTGGTGGACCATGCCATAG AAAGttatcaagttgtccacatcTGTGCTCTGAAACATGTCATCCTGGTCCTTGCCCATCAATTGATCAGTGTTTGAAAAAG GTCACTGTCCGTTGTGCATGCAACAACCTGAAAAATGAGTGGCTATGCCGAGATGTACAAAAAGAGTATCGCAATGCTGGTCGTGATCCTAGAGATGTATCAAAGAGCCACTTTGGAGTTGCTCTGCTTCCATGCAGTGTAAATTGCCCTAGTAAAATCAAGGTTGTTGAGTCAGAATTACAGCTCCGCAAAACTAGGGAGGCCAAG AGCCCAGTTGTGGAAGTATCAAATGTCCCCAAGCGCCGGAAGAGACGTGAGCGGGTGCAGGAAACCAGGCAGGCTTCAAAATTTCAG GCAATTAAGGAGACTCTTTGGAGATGCGTttgttttattttgatatttctaaTGATCATTGCAAGTGCTTACTATGGTTATAAGGGCCTTTTCCGGCTTTCCGATTGGATGAATGAAATCGAAGAAAGAAGGCCGAGACAAAGATTCCCAAGAGCTTGA